A window from Roseomonas marmotae encodes these proteins:
- a CDS encoding HlyD family secretion protein, whose amino-acid sequence MESIALSGPYPAASSDLATSRIAPVPQGPEDASGVGTAQSPQQPARPLRHLLPNLLPLVLAALLCGGIALGWDDWVGGAATQWTDDAYLASDLTPLAALVAAPVKRVLVDDFQAVRKGDLLIELDERTYAAALAQAEANVRASRAALDDLNAQQALQEANIASAEAAVAGAQAGGHRDSLEAARQQQLLASGIAGTRQKVEQAEAAAQVSAAQVAQARAGVEAARRQLAVLQSKQPELEAALAAAEASRDLARINLGYTQIGAPTDGVVSQRRVFPGQYVGIGTQVISVVPLSRIYVLANFKETQLGRMRQGQPADIRVDAFPGLALKGHVASWSPGTGSQFALLPPDNATGNFTKVVQRLPVKIALDLGPDLIGRLRPGMSVEVTVHVEEPIP is encoded by the coding sequence ATGGAAAGCATTGCCTTGAGCGGACCCTATCCAGCCGCCTCTTCCGACCTCGCCACCTCTCGGATCGCGCCGGTCCCGCAAGGCCCGGAAGACGCCTCCGGTGTGGGAACGGCGCAATCGCCGCAGCAACCGGCCCGGCCGCTCCGGCACCTCCTGCCGAATCTCCTGCCCCTCGTGCTGGCTGCCCTGCTCTGCGGCGGGATCGCGCTGGGTTGGGACGATTGGGTAGGTGGCGCAGCCACGCAGTGGACGGACGACGCCTATCTTGCGAGCGACCTGACGCCGCTCGCAGCCCTGGTGGCCGCGCCGGTGAAGCGGGTGCTTGTCGACGACTTCCAGGCGGTCCGGAAGGGTGACCTCCTGATCGAGCTGGATGAAAGAACCTATGCTGCGGCCCTGGCCCAGGCGGAGGCCAATGTTCGGGCGTCCCGGGCGGCCCTCGACGACCTGAATGCACAGCAAGCGCTGCAGGAAGCGAACATCGCCTCGGCTGAAGCGGCGGTTGCAGGCGCGCAGGCCGGCGGGCACCGTGACTCCCTGGAGGCCGCGCGACAGCAGCAGTTGCTGGCCAGCGGCATCGCCGGCACGCGGCAGAAGGTGGAGCAGGCCGAAGCTGCGGCTCAGGTATCGGCGGCTCAGGTGGCCCAGGCACGGGCGGGCGTCGAGGCAGCTCGCCGGCAGCTCGCCGTCCTTCAGAGCAAGCAGCCGGAGTTGGAGGCAGCTCTCGCTGCTGCGGAGGCATCCCGGGACCTCGCGCGGATCAATCTGGGCTACACGCAGATCGGCGCGCCGACGGACGGCGTGGTGAGCCAGCGGCGCGTGTTTCCCGGCCAGTATGTCGGTATCGGCACCCAGGTGATCTCGGTTGTGCCGCTTTCGCGGATCTATGTCCTCGCCAATTTCAAGGAGACGCAGCTCGGCCGGATGCGCCAGGGGCAGCCGGCCGATATCCGCGTGGATGCCTTTCCTGGCCTCGCGCTGAAGGGGCACGTAGCTTCCTGGTCGCCCGGCACCGGCTCGCAATTTGCCCTGCTGCCGCCTGACAATGCCACGGGCAACTTTACCAAGGTGGTGCAGCGGCTGCCCGTCAAGATCGCGCTCGACCTTGGGCCTGACCTGATCGGGCGCCTCCGTCCCGGCATGTCGGTCGAAGTGACGGTGCATGTCGAGGAGCCGATCCCGTGA
- a CDS encoding hemolysin family protein has protein sequence MLDLAVVLVLVVVNGIFSLSELAVISARRPRLRALAAEGRSGAQAALDLAEDPGRFLSTVQIGITLVGVLAGAFSGAALGGRLTEILLGLGVPAGVANPLGFGFVVALVTYLSIVVGELVPKRLALRNPEGLACRVAPLMRIVSRVAAPVVWLLDASSNLIFGLLGLKEEAEEKVTDEDLRSLVAEAERHGTIETAERRMISGVLRLGDRAVRGVMTPRGEVDWIDAAAGDEAIHAVLMRTPHSRLPVGDGSPDRMIGVVQSRELLAAMLRGEPMDIRALARLAPVVPDTADALDLLATLRAADVPMALVLDEYGDFEGIVTPTDLTGAIVGDFKSDIDAGEEPAAVQRNDGSWLLAGWMPADEMADRLKINLRGQRGYETVAGLVLHAMGRLPQVGEAVEAHGWRFEVVDLDGRRIDKVLATVGTGNVDVALRRPGAGPVPPIVQPPTA, from the coding sequence TTGCTCGACCTTGCCGTCGTTCTGGTCCTTGTCGTCGTGAACGGCATCTTCTCCCTTTCCGAGCTCGCGGTGATCTCTGCCAGGCGGCCAAGGCTGCGGGCGCTGGCCGCCGAGGGCCGTTCGGGTGCCCAGGCGGCGCTGGACCTTGCCGAGGATCCCGGCCGCTTCCTGTCGACGGTGCAGATCGGCATCACCCTGGTGGGGGTCCTGGCAGGCGCCTTCTCCGGCGCGGCGCTGGGCGGGCGGCTGACGGAGATCCTGCTTGGCCTCGGTGTGCCGGCTGGTGTCGCCAACCCCCTGGGCTTCGGCTTCGTCGTGGCGCTGGTGACCTACCTCTCCATTGTGGTCGGCGAACTGGTCCCGAAACGCCTGGCGCTGCGCAACCCAGAGGGTCTGGCCTGCCGGGTGGCACCGCTGATGCGCATCGTCTCCAGGGTGGCAGCGCCGGTGGTCTGGCTTCTGGACGCCTCCAGCAACCTCATCTTCGGCCTGTTGGGCCTGAAAGAGGAGGCGGAGGAAAAGGTGACGGACGAGGACCTGCGCTCCCTGGTCGCCGAGGCCGAACGTCACGGCACCATCGAGACCGCCGAACGCCGGATGATTTCCGGCGTGCTGCGGCTCGGCGACCGCGCTGTGCGGGGTGTCATGACGCCGCGCGGCGAGGTGGACTGGATTGATGCCGCGGCGGGTGACGAAGCCATCCATGCCGTCCTGATGCGCACGCCCCATTCCCGCCTGCCCGTGGGCGACGGGTCGCCGGATCGGATGATCGGCGTGGTTCAGTCGCGCGAGCTTCTGGCTGCCATGCTGCGAGGCGAGCCGATGGACATCCGCGCCCTGGCCCGCTTGGCACCCGTCGTACCCGACACGGCCGACGCCCTGGACCTGCTGGCGACCCTGCGCGCGGCGGATGTTCCGATGGCGCTGGTGCTTGACGAGTATGGCGACTTCGAGGGCATCGTGACCCCGACCGATCTGACCGGCGCCATCGTGGGCGACTTCAAATCGGACATTGACGCGGGCGAGGAGCCTGCCGCCGTCCAGCGCAACGATGGCTCCTGGCTCCTGGCGGGGTGGATGCCCGCCGACGAAATGGCCGACCGGCTCAAGATCAACCTGCGCGGCCAGCGCGGCTATGAGACGGTCGCCGGGCTCGTCCTGCACGCGATGGGCCGGCTGCCGCAGGTCGGCGAGGCGGTCGAAGCACATGGCTGGCGCTTCGAGGTCGTCGACCTGGACGGGCGCCGCATCGACAAGGTACTCGCCACTGTCGGAACGGGTAACGTGGACGTGGCGCTCCGCCGCCCCGGCGCCGGGCCTGTTCCGCCCATAGTGCAGCCGCCCACGGCCTGA
- a CDS encoding Zn-dependent hydrolase, with the protein MTSLAAAVAATRPLVESLFDQLRNATLDEPGVTRAPYGQGESFAHRLLAGAARDLGLEVSQDAARNTYLTLPGRDRAAPVLMTGSHLDSVAHGGNFDGAAGVVGGLAAVMALRTMRPVPERDVTVMAIRAEESVWFQVSYIGSRAAFGVLPQGVLDSATRIDSGRSLAWHMQEEGADLAALRTGARHLDPARVAGFVELHIEQAPSLVKAGRPIAIGTGIPGNFRYPDIIVTGEQAHVGLPRRFRQDAALAGADFATGLDRIWAEKETAGIPMAATIGRFHTDAALHGMTSVPGRFLLSLDVRAYDEAVLAGLEKQVLELVAEIEARRGVRFALGARASAPVGPVAPAIRDCLERQAVAQGLDWQLLGSPASHDAATFAAMGVPMGMIFVRNVNGSHNPDEAMEIDDLMAGIGVLAGWMVEASA; encoded by the coding sequence ATGACATCGCTCGCCGCCGCTGTTGCTGCCACGCGCCCGCTGGTGGAAAGCCTGTTCGACCAGTTGCGGAATGCGACACTGGACGAACCCGGCGTGACCCGCGCGCCCTATGGCCAGGGAGAGTCCTTCGCGCACCGCCTGCTGGCCGGGGCGGCACGTGACCTGGGGCTGGAGGTCAGCCAGGACGCTGCGCGCAACACCTATCTCACGCTTCCAGGCCGCGACCGCGCGGCGCCGGTGCTGATGACCGGGTCGCACCTGGATTCCGTGGCACATGGCGGCAATTTCGATGGTGCCGCTGGCGTGGTCGGCGGACTGGCGGCCGTGATGGCACTGCGTACGATGCGCCCCGTGCCGGAGCGGGATGTCACGGTGATGGCTATCCGGGCCGAGGAAAGCGTCTGGTTCCAGGTCTCCTATATTGGCAGCCGCGCTGCCTTCGGCGTGCTGCCGCAGGGGGTGCTGGACAGCGCCACGCGCATCGACAGCGGCCGCAGCCTCGCCTGGCACATGCAGGAGGAGGGCGCAGACCTCGCGGCGCTGCGCACCGGCGCGCGCCACCTGGACCCGGCCCGTGTCGCCGGCTTCGTGGAATTGCATATCGAGCAGGCACCGAGCCTGGTGAAGGCCGGCCGGCCCATCGCCATCGGCACCGGCATTCCCGGTAATTTCCGTTACCCCGATATCATCGTCACGGGCGAGCAGGCGCATGTCGGGCTGCCCCGCCGCTTCCGCCAGGATGCCGCGCTGGCCGGCGCCGATTTCGCCACGGGCCTCGACCGCATCTGGGCGGAGAAGGAGACCGCCGGCATCCCCATGGCCGCCACCATCGGCCGTTTCCACACCGATGCCGCGCTACACGGCATGACCAGCGTGCCCGGCCGCTTCCTGCTCAGCCTGGATGTACGGGCCTATGACGAGGCCGTGCTGGCGGGCCTGGAGAAGCAGGTGCTGGAGCTTGTGGCGGAGATCGAGGCGCGGCGTGGCGTCCGTTTCGCGCTGGGCGCCCGGGCCTCCGCGCCAGTCGGCCCGGTGGCGCCGGCGATCCGCGATTGCCTGGAGCGGCAGGCGGTCGCGCAGGGGCTGGACTGGCAGCTGCTGGGCAGCCCCGCCTCGCATGACGCGGCTACCTTCGCCGCCATGGGTGTCCCGATGGGCATGATCTTTGTGCGCAATGTCAATGGTAGCCATAACCCGGACGAAGCCATGGAGATCGACGACCTGATGGCCGGCATTGGTGTTCTGGCGGGCTGGATGGTGGAGGCATCAGCCTGA
- a CDS encoding response regulator transcription factor, protein MPRPSFIAIVDDDPDVRASLASLMRSAGLAARCFEGARELLTDQDARASACVVTDLHMSDMSGLELQSELARRGWPQPVIFMTAFPTDTTRTQALAAGATAFLTKPIDPDALLDAIKSAMH, encoded by the coding sequence GTGCCCCGACCTTCGTTCATCGCCATTGTCGACGACGATCCGGACGTTCGTGCTAGCCTGGCCAGCCTGATGCGTTCGGCCGGACTGGCGGCGCGCTGTTTCGAGGGAGCGCGCGAGCTGCTCACCGATCAAGACGCGAGAGCCTCGGCCTGCGTCGTCACCGACCTTCACATGTCCGATATGAGCGGACTTGAACTCCAGAGCGAGCTTGCCCGCCGCGGATGGCCGCAGCCGGTGATCTTCATGACGGCCTTTCCCACGGACACCACGCGGACCCAGGCCCTGGCTGCGGGGGCCACAGCCTTCCTGACCAAGCCGATTGACCCGGACGCCCTGCTCGACGCGATCAAGAGCGCTATGCATTAG
- a CDS encoding alpha/beta fold hydrolase has protein sequence MTMKRRTFAAALLATAAAPFFTSARGAAAAQAVKAHNVVLAHGLFADGSCWTEVIARLQSAGLNVTAVQNPLTTLPEAVASVEKVLARQDGPTVLVGHSFSGMIITEAGVHPNVSALVYVAARAPDAGEDYAALAGNFPAPPASAGIVFDGDEGRLSEAAFLRNFAGDVPRAKAMVLYAVQAPFQKALLTGRTAYAAWRSKPSFYAVSSEDRTINPDLERFMAHRMGARVVELASSHLSMISHPDEITALILEAAGRGT, from the coding sequence ATGACAATGAAGCGCCGAACCTTTGCCGCCGCATTGCTGGCCACTGCCGCGGCGCCCTTTTTCACCTCGGCCCGCGGGGCGGCGGCTGCCCAAGCCGTTAAGGCGCATAACGTCGTCCTGGCCCATGGCCTCTTCGCCGATGGATCGTGCTGGACCGAGGTGATCGCCCGCCTGCAATCGGCGGGGCTCAATGTCACCGCCGTCCAGAATCCCCTGACGACGCTGCCGGAAGCGGTGGCCTCGGTGGAGAAGGTCCTGGCGCGGCAGGACGGTCCGACGGTTCTGGTCGGGCACTCCTTCTCCGGCATGATCATCACCGAGGCCGGGGTTCATCCCAATGTTTCCGCCCTTGTCTATGTCGCGGCGCGAGCGCCGGATGCCGGAGAGGATTATGCCGCGCTCGCCGGGAATTTCCCGGCGCCCCCGGCATCGGCTGGCATCGTCTTCGACGGGGATGAGGGACGCCTCAGTGAGGCCGCCTTTCTGCGCAACTTCGCTGGCGACGTGCCGCGGGCAAAGGCAATGGTTCTCTACGCCGTGCAGGCCCCCTTCCAGAAGGCGTTGCTCACCGGAAGGACGGCGTATGCCGCCTGGCGTTCGAAGCCCAGCTTCTACGCGGTCTCTTCGGAGGACCGCACGATCAATCCGGATCTTGAGCGATTCATGGCACACCGCATGGGCGCCCGGGTAGTCGAGCTGGCATCCAGCCATCTCTCAATGATCTCGCACCCCGACGAGATCACCGCTTTAATCCTGGAAGCGGCGGGTCGCGGCACCTAG
- a CDS encoding LysE family translocator — protein MGFTTFATFVLIGAAQVASPGPSTVFLLNNAIMYGPRRAILVLSGDLVAIVILASLSAAGVGALLATNVTLFTALRLGGAVYPLWLGLRYFRAPSVVVEDGDGDGMPAGQDGGSLGLWLQSFGIGISNPKAILFFAALFPQFVPADGGPGLLAVLVGTFVATKLFVLAGFAFGARQLRSLFSGQDNGALGRRLTGALFIMFGLGMIWPILA, from the coding sequence ATGGGTTTCACGACATTTGCGACCTTCGTGCTGATCGGCGCGGCCCAGGTCGCCAGCCCCGGCCCTTCGACAGTCTTCTTGCTCAACAACGCCATCATGTATGGCCCGCGGCGGGCGATCCTGGTTTTGAGCGGCGATCTAGTGGCCATCGTCATTCTCGCGTCACTCTCGGCCGCCGGCGTCGGAGCGCTGCTGGCAACCAACGTTACGCTATTCACCGCGTTGCGCCTCGGAGGAGCCGTCTATCCGCTCTGGCTCGGCCTTCGTTATTTCCGCGCGCCTTCGGTTGTCGTGGAGGATGGCGATGGCGATGGCATGCCAGCCGGCCAGGACGGCGGCAGCCTCGGCCTCTGGCTTCAGTCCTTCGGGATCGGGATCAGCAACCCCAAGGCAATTCTCTTCTTCGCCGCGCTGTTTCCGCAGTTCGTTCCGGCAGACGGCGGCCCCGGCCTGTTGGCGGTGCTTGTGGGCACCTTCGTGGCGACAAAGCTCTTCGTGCTGGCGGGCTTCGCATTCGGCGCCCGGCAACTTCGCAGTCTGTTTTCCGGGCAGGACAACGGCGCTCTCGGCCGCCGTCTGACAGGAGCCCTCTTCATCATGTTCGGTCTTGGAATGATCTGGCCTATCCTGGCTTGA
- a CDS encoding response regulator transcription factor, translating to MTDRGQVCVIDDDADMRGALGSLFRSANFDTRLYETPEEFLAAGPPGMPSCLVLDIRLRGESGLDFQDRLIAGGIAIPVILITGHGDIPMTVRGMKAGALDFLPKPFSDEQMIAAVAAAIEADRIRRLNGAEADALRQRYARLTPREKEVMALVVAGLMNKQVAARMALSEITVKIHRGNVMRKMEAQSLADLVRMAELLEVRNQTVHRYNV from the coding sequence ATGACCGATCGCGGCCAGGTGTGCGTGATCGATGACGATGCGGATATGCGCGGAGCACTGGGCAGCCTGTTCCGATCCGCGAACTTCGACACCAGGCTCTATGAGACGCCCGAGGAGTTTCTCGCCGCAGGCCCTCCCGGCATGCCTTCCTGCCTTGTCCTGGACATTCGCCTGCGGGGGGAAAGCGGGCTCGACTTCCAAGACCGGCTCATCGCCGGCGGCATCGCGATTCCGGTCATCCTGATTACGGGGCATGGCGATATCCCGATGACGGTGCGCGGCATGAAGGCCGGCGCCCTCGATTTCCTACCCAAGCCATTCAGCGACGAGCAGATGATCGCGGCGGTCGCAGCCGCAATCGAGGCCGATCGCATCCGGCGCCTGAACGGCGCCGAAGCGGACGCGCTGCGGCAGCGCTATGCTCGGCTGACACCGCGAGAGAAGGAAGTGATGGCGCTTGTTGTCGCCGGGTTGATGAACAAGCAGGTCGCGGCCCGTATGGCACTGTCCGAGATAACCGTGAAAATCCATCGTGGAAACGTCATGCGCAAGATGGAGGCGCAGTCGCTCGCCGATCTCGTGCGAATGGCCGAGCTGCTCGAGGTGCGCAACCAGACAGTCCACCGGTATAATGTTTGA
- a CDS encoding MFS transporter, with product MSATVAAPAAAPSGATPSTHPLVGIAAVLLGAVISTLYGRITSLGLADIRGAVHAGFDEGAWIPTAATVAQMFIGPPAAWLGMVLGVRRVLMASAIIFGIASALIPFSPNLETLLFGQVVAGLACGTFIPLAIGFVIRNLPPAWWPYGIAAYGLNLELSLNIPASLEGFYLDQLSWRWIFWQGALLAAPMVACVAYGMPRQPVDKLGARMGDGWGMLHASIGFSLVYAALDQGNRLDWLNSGLICGLLAGGTVMIAAFIVREVTAPNPWLRPSLLLDRNLVLIAGLLVLYRFVLLATALLIPQYLTTVQDFRSLQVGRVLIWVALPQFLLAPLIAALLTRVDPRIVFAAGMTAIGVACLMCTQITGTWQTGEFLPSQILQACGQSMALISLVLFAVRNMRPADALALGTILQTSRLLGGELGSAFMQTYLRVAEQANSYLLGLHVQSGSGLVQERLAKLTAAFIARASSAVEAPSQAVSALSLQVRQQATILAIADGFTVAALAVILALVLSSLLRPSSGSR from the coding sequence GTGAGCGCGACAGTGGCCGCCCCAGCCGCGGCGCCGAGCGGCGCAACGCCTTCCACGCACCCGCTGGTCGGGATCGCCGCGGTACTGCTTGGCGCCGTGATCTCGACCCTCTATGGGCGCATCACGAGCCTGGGCTTGGCCGATATCCGCGGCGCCGTGCATGCGGGCTTCGACGAGGGCGCCTGGATCCCGACCGCGGCAACCGTCGCGCAGATGTTCATCGGGCCGCCGGCGGCCTGGCTGGGCATGGTTCTGGGGGTGCGCCGTGTCCTGATGGCCTCTGCCATCATCTTCGGAATCGCTTCGGCCCTCATCCCCTTTTCCCCCAACCTGGAAACCCTCCTGTTCGGGCAGGTCGTGGCAGGGCTGGCCTGCGGAACCTTCATTCCGCTGGCCATCGGCTTCGTCATCCGGAACCTGCCGCCGGCCTGGTGGCCCTACGGCATTGCCGCCTACGGGCTGAACCTCGAGCTCTCGCTCAACATCCCGGCTTCGCTCGAAGGCTTCTACCTGGACCAGCTCAGCTGGCGCTGGATCTTCTGGCAGGGTGCGCTGCTGGCAGCTCCGATGGTGGCTTGCGTGGCCTATGGGATGCCACGCCAGCCGGTGGACAAGCTGGGCGCCCGTATGGGTGACGGGTGGGGCATGCTGCATGCGAGCATCGGCTTCTCCCTCGTCTATGCGGCATTGGATCAGGGAAACCGGCTCGACTGGCTGAACTCCGGCCTCATCTGCGGGCTGCTGGCGGGCGGTACCGTGATGATCGCGGCCTTCATTGTCAGAGAGGTCACGGCGCCGAACCCGTGGCTGCGCCCGAGCCTGCTGCTGGATCGCAACCTGGTCCTGATCGCGGGGCTGCTGGTGCTCTACCGCTTCGTGCTCCTGGCAACCGCCCTGCTCATCCCGCAATACCTGACCACGGTACAGGACTTCCGCAGCCTCCAGGTCGGGAGAGTCCTCATCTGGGTTGCCTTGCCGCAGTTCCTGCTCGCCCCCCTGATCGCCGCCCTCCTGACGCGCGTGGACCCCCGGATCGTGTTTGCCGCGGGTATGACGGCCATCGGCGTGGCCTGCCTCATGTGCACGCAGATTACCGGCACGTGGCAGACGGGAGAATTCCTGCCATCGCAGATCCTGCAGGCCTGCGGGCAGTCCATGGCCCTGATCTCTCTGGTCCTGTTCGCGGTGCGGAACATGCGCCCGGCGGATGCCCTGGCGCTCGGCACCATCCTCCAGACATCCCGCCTCCTCGGAGGTGAGCTCGGCAGCGCCTTCATGCAGACCTATCTGCGCGTGGCCGAGCAGGCGAACTCCTACTTGCTCGGCCTCCACGTCCAGTCCGGCAGCGGCCTCGTGCAGGAACGGCTCGCCAAGCTCACGGCTGCCTTCATCGCGCGCGCTTCCAGCGCGGTGGAAGCGCCATCCCAGGCCGTATCGGCACTCAGCCTACAGGTGCGTCAACAGGCCACCATCCTCGCGATCGCCGATGGCTTCACCGTGGCAGCGCTGGCCGTGATCCTTGCACTCGTCCTGTCCTCGCTGCTCCGCCCCAGTTCCGGGAGCAGGTGA
- a CDS encoding IS256 family transposase has protein sequence MARRKEPRIPDAILDQLLAGADARSAFEQGGLLDELKKAFAERALNAEMDHHLAGEGGEGNSRNGYGQKSVVTDSGKLALEIPRDRQASFDPQLIAKYQRRFPGFDDKVISMYARGMSAREIVGHLRELYGIDVSPDLISAVTDAVLDEIAAWQNRPLEPVYPVVFFDALRVKIRDEGLVRNKAVHIALGVRADGGKEILGLWLEQNEGAKFWLRVMNELRGRGVEDLLLAVVDGLKGFPEAIVAVFPEAVVQTCIVHLLRQSLDFVAYKDRKAVAAALKAIYQAVDATAAEAALAAFEAGFWGQKYPAIGQSWRRAWTEVVPFYAFSIEIRRFLYTTNAIEALNSKLRRAVRGRGHFPTDEAALKLLYLVLHRAEKEWTMPPREWSMAKAQFAVLFGERFTRAMA, from the coding sequence ATGGCCCGACGGAAAGAGCCGCGGATTCCGGATGCGATCCTGGACCAGTTGTTGGCCGGTGCCGATGCCCGATCAGCCTTCGAGCAGGGCGGCCTGCTGGATGAGCTGAAAAAGGCGTTCGCCGAGCGGGCGTTGAACGCCGAGATGGACCACCACCTTGCCGGAGAGGGTGGCGAGGGCAACAGCCGCAACGGCTATGGTCAGAAGTCGGTGGTGACCGACAGCGGCAAGCTGGCGCTGGAGATCCCGCGGGACCGGCAGGCGAGCTTCGATCCACAACTGATCGCCAAGTATCAGCGGCGCTTCCCCGGCTTCGATGACAAAGTCATCTCCATGTACGCCCGTGGCATGAGCGCGCGGGAGATCGTGGGTCACCTGCGCGAACTCTACGGCATCGACGTCTCGCCGGACCTGATCAGCGCTGTGACGGATGCCGTGCTTGATGAGATTGCCGCCTGGCAGAACCGGCCGCTGGAGCCCGTCTATCCAGTGGTGTTCTTTGATGCGCTGCGGGTGAAGATCCGGGACGAAGGGCTGGTACGCAACAAGGCCGTGCACATCGCGCTCGGCGTCCGGGCCGACGGCGGCAAGGAGATCCTGGGCCTGTGGCTGGAGCAGAATGAGGGCGCGAAGTTCTGGCTCCGGGTGATGAACGAGCTGCGCGGCCGGGGTGTCGAGGACCTGCTGCTGGCCGTGGTGGACGGGCTGAAGGGCTTTCCCGAAGCGATCGTGGCGGTGTTCCCGGAAGCGGTGGTGCAGACCTGCATTGTCCACCTCTTGCGGCAGAGCCTGGACTTCGTCGCCTACAAGGACCGCAAGGCGGTGGCCGCGGCGCTGAAGGCCATCTACCAGGCAGTGGACGCCACAGCCGCCGAGGCGGCCCTGGCCGCTTTCGAAGCGGGCTTCTGGGGCCAGAAGTACCCCGCCATTGGCCAGAGCTGGCGCCGTGCCTGGACCGAGGTGGTGCCGTTCTACGCGTTCAGCATCGAGATCCGGCGGTTTCTCTACACCACGAATGCCATCGAGGCGCTGAACTCAAAGCTGCGCCGGGCGGTCCGAGGCCGAGGGCACTTCCCCACGGATGAGGCTGCCCTGAAGCTTCTGTATCTGGTCTTGCACCGGGCGGAGAAGGAGTGGACCATGCCGCCGCGGGAATGGTCCATGGCCAAGGCTCAGTTCGCCGTCCTGTTCGGCGAACGCTTCACCCGCGCCATGGCCTGA
- a CDS encoding sensor histidine kinase, whose product MRRNQSIILLPQADRYSELQEAMMRDDAAGSRLAHRVYCGAALLVALSIFALDVLSPLQGAVAVLYTSVVLLASRAHGRMEILAAGALGALLALIGYAFTHVGEPLGSAAVRLGVSLVAIGTTTLLCFRNQVAAEEKRESELRYRTIFNAAALPIWEGDWSAAYTMLHGGRMPDAETLDRIARSAVIRDANDAAARLFGLPDRSALIGNTIIRHHTPSAEAALVRVIRALLRGEAVIKEEAQFLTLSGNIVDVIIHVTLPPSDGEWKRVLLMAIDLTERNRAEQRFNQAQAELTHVSRVTTLGQLAASIAHEVNQPLSAIITYAKSGQRWLRRETPDPVEAVTCLEQIASNGARAADVIARIRALARNAEPQQEPFALQAMVEETAALLKRDLDANGIKLHLKFVDGLPLAFGDRIQIQQVLMNLMINAEQSMGSNPADQRALCVEAWRDDDRLRISVSDCGTGIAGDPEHLFVPFFTTKPSGLGMGLSICRSIIERHGGTLGAANNPEGGAIFTFALPVVQQHEAVT is encoded by the coding sequence ATGAGACGAAATCAATCGATTATCCTGCTGCCCCAAGCGGATCGATACAGTGAATTGCAGGAGGCGATGATGCGTGACGATGCCGCCGGAAGCCGACTGGCGCACCGGGTCTATTGCGGCGCCGCGCTGCTCGTCGCGCTCTCGATCTTCGCGCTCGATGTGCTGAGCCCGCTTCAGGGCGCAGTTGCGGTGCTCTACACCTCGGTCGTCCTGCTCGCTTCTCGCGCCCACGGGCGTATGGAAATCCTTGCCGCCGGAGCGCTCGGGGCCCTGCTCGCCCTGATAGGCTATGCCTTCACCCATGTCGGCGAGCCGCTCGGATCGGCAGCGGTGCGCCTTGGGGTGAGCCTCGTCGCGATCGGAACCACGACGCTCCTGTGCTTCCGCAACCAGGTAGCCGCCGAGGAGAAGCGCGAATCCGAACTGCGTTACCGCACCATCTTCAATGCCGCCGCCCTGCCGATCTGGGAAGGCGACTGGTCCGCTGCCTATACGATGCTGCATGGCGGTCGGATGCCGGATGCGGAGACGCTGGACCGGATCGCGCGCAGCGCGGTCATCCGCGACGCCAATGATGCGGCGGCGCGCCTCTTCGGCCTGCCCGATCGCTCGGCGCTGATCGGCAATACAATCATCCGGCATCATACCCCTTCGGCGGAGGCCGCGCTCGTCCGTGTCATCCGGGCCTTGCTGCGTGGCGAAGCGGTCATCAAGGAGGAAGCCCAGTTCCTCACCCTGTCAGGCAACATCGTCGATGTCATCATCCATGTCACGCTTCCGCCCAGCGACGGCGAATGGAAGCGGGTGCTGCTGATGGCCATCGACCTCACCGAGCGCAACCGCGCCGAGCAGCGTTTCAACCAGGCACAGGCCGAGCTCACCCATGTCTCACGCGTGACCACCTTGGGGCAGCTCGCCGCGTCAATCGCGCATGAGGTGAACCAGCCGCTTTCGGCGATCATCACCTATGCCAAGTCGGGCCAGCGATGGCTGCGCCGCGAGACACCGGATCCGGTGGAGGCCGTCACTTGCCTTGAGCAGATCGCGTCCAACGGCGCCCGTGCCGCCGATGTCATCGCCCGGATCCGGGCCCTCGCGCGCAACGCCGAACCACAGCAGGAGCCCTTCGCGCTGCAGGCGATGGTCGAGGAAACCGCGGCGCTCCTGAAACGCGACCTCGATGCCAACGGCATCAAGCTGCACCTGAAGTTCGTGGACGGCCTGCCCCTCGCTTTCGGCGATCGTATCCAGATCCAGCAGGTGCTGATGAACCTGATGATCAATGCCGAGCAGTCGATGGGGTCCAACCCGGCGGATCAGCGCGCACTTTGCGTCGAGGCGTGGCGGGATGACGACCGCCTGCGGATCAGCGTGAGCGATTGCGGAACGGGCATTGCCGGCGATCCAGAGCATCTGTTCGTCCCCTTTTTCACGACCAAGCCTTCCGGCCTCGGCATGGGGCTGTCGATCTGCCGGTCGATCATCGAACGACATGGCGGCACATTGGGCGCGGCCAATAATCCGGAAGGCGGTGCGATCTTCACCTTCGCGCTTCCTGTGGTTCAGCAGCATGAGGCAGTGACATGA